A stretch of the Saccharolobus caldissimus genome encodes the following:
- a CDS encoding phenylalanine--tRNA ligase subunit alpha, giving the protein MLSENEIKILDFLKTVKRSNSEEIANKTGLSISSVLSLINLLAEKGYVRVEKKVEEYYALTEEGKKRKNEGLPEDILINKLNGREEEINNVKTMLGEDFNIAISWAKKKGLIDIKEGKIIPKISSHVSEEYYALFNLENANKNLIEVLERRGLVEKREKIIILVELLKEPEEITPTISNITHEILVSGEWKKYKFKKYNVAAFPPFFPISKKHYFKEFLEKVKDIMINLGFTEVNTGYVEMEFYNFDILFQPQDHPAREIHDSFSIEGMGKIDNQDLLNNVKKMHESSWKYEWKQEIALRLMLRSQSTATTARVLASKPNPPLKVFTVGKVFRPDAIDATHLIEFHQLDGLIIDDNFTFRDLLGVLREIFYRLGIREIKFKPAYFPFTEPSVEVYGYLEKLGWVEMCGAGLLRPEILNAVGIKSRAGAWGIGLERLAMSFLNINDIRLLYSNNIEYIREMKVNLW; this is encoded by the coding sequence ATGTTAAGTGAAAATGAAATTAAGATATTAGATTTTTTGAAAACAGTTAAAAGATCTAACTCTGAGGAAATAGCTAATAAAACCGGTTTAAGTATAAGTTCCGTCTTAAGTTTAATTAATCTATTAGCTGAGAAAGGTTATGTAAGAGTAGAGAAAAAAGTAGAAGAATATTACGCGCTTACTGAAGAAGGTAAGAAAAGGAAAAATGAGGGATTACCAGAGGACATTCTCATAAATAAGCTAAACGGAAGAGAAGAAGAAATCAATAATGTAAAAACTATGCTAGGAGAAGATTTCAATATAGCCATTAGCTGGGCTAAGAAAAAAGGCTTAATAGATATAAAAGAAGGAAAAATAATACCTAAGATATCTTCTCATGTCTCTGAAGAATATTACGCACTATTTAACTTAGAAAATGCTAATAAAAATTTAATAGAAGTATTAGAGCGGAGAGGACTAGTAGAGAAGAGAGAAAAAATAATTATATTAGTTGAACTGTTAAAGGAACCTGAAGAAATAACACCTACTATTTCTAACATTACTCATGAAATATTGGTAAGTGGAGAATGGAAAAAATATAAGTTTAAAAAATATAACGTTGCAGCTTTCCCACCTTTCTTTCCAATAAGCAAAAAACATTATTTTAAGGAGTTTTTGGAGAAAGTTAAAGATATAATGATAAATTTAGGATTTACAGAAGTTAATACAGGATATGTAGAAATGGAATTTTATAATTTTGATATTCTATTTCAACCTCAAGACCATCCAGCAAGAGAAATTCACGATAGCTTTTCCATAGAAGGGATGGGCAAGATAGATAATCAGGATTTATTAAATAATGTGAAAAAAATGCATGAATCCTCTTGGAAATATGAGTGGAAGCAGGAAATTGCTTTAAGACTTATGCTAAGGAGTCAATCTACTGCAACTACAGCAAGAGTATTAGCCTCTAAGCCTAATCCTCCATTAAAAGTTTTCACTGTAGGTAAGGTCTTCAGACCAGACGCTATAGATGCAACACATCTTATAGAATTTCATCAATTAGACGGTTTAATAATAGATGATAACTTTACATTTAGGGATCTATTAGGAGTTTTAAGGGAAATATTTTATAGATTAGGAATTAGAGAAATTAAATTTAAACCAGCTTATTTCCCATTCACTGAGCCCAGTGTTGAAGTATATGGCTATTTAGAAAAATTAGGTTGGGTTGAAATGTGTGGAGCTGGGCTTTTAAGACCAGAAATACTTAACGCAGTAGGTATAAAAAGCAGAGCTGGAGCGTGGGGTATAGGTCTAGAAAGATTAGCAATGAGCTTCCTTAATATCAACGATATAAGATTATTATACTCAAATAATATTGAATATATCAGGGAAATGAAGGTAAATCTATGGTGA
- the pheT gene encoding phenylalanine--tRNA ligase subunit beta has protein sequence MVTIILNKNKLLNKLGIDEDLLENILFNLKSEMKMLDEDNLEIEINADRLDLLSSDGISRAIKGLLERELGEAKYKVVDTDYKLIVHNVRSRPYALAAVVYNANIDLQELIQFQEKLHSTIGRKRKKVAIGIHDLNKIDTKIIEYKEIPTTYKFIPLNGNREMTIDEVIYQTEQGKLYGKLSIFDNLSPSIIQSDGQVLSIPPIINSEKSKIDERTKNFFIDVTGTSFDAVAQTLDLLVTNLAESGGIIGKVKIEYENKRVSNVEYSPLLVHKTISVNKNYIYNTLGIDKEKDICRHIMRMRMDCEEYGANIKVIVPPYRIDIINSIDIVEDVAMSIGYNNLIPSKYLISNYGNYDYTTLLERRIRELSIGANFIEIFNFVLIKESKLFDKKYIKILNPISEEYNAVRNSLIPVLLDFLSKNQHAKFPVRVFEIGDVVIKDDTTDTGYRNDKRVAYAIMDSRVSYEDIQAPIHYILSSMGITPNYIETNSDIFIEGRVANVLYKNQAIGILGEIKPEILLKFDIEYPIVMAELYVTKIMELIRV, from the coding sequence ATGGTAACAATAATATTAAATAAAAATAAGTTATTAAATAAATTAGGTATAGATGAAGATCTATTAGAAAATATATTATTTAATTTAAAATCTGAAATGAAAATGTTAGATGAAGATAATCTAGAAATAGAAATAAATGCTGATAGATTAGATCTGCTTTCCTCAGATGGAATTTCAAGAGCAATAAAGGGATTATTAGAAAGAGAATTAGGAGAGGCTAAATACAAAGTTGTTGACACAGATTATAAATTAATTGTACACAATGTAAGATCTAGACCATATGCACTTGCTGCAGTAGTATATAATGCTAATATAGATCTTCAAGAATTAATACAGTTTCAAGAGAAACTTCACTCTACAATAGGAAGAAAAAGGAAAAAAGTTGCAATAGGTATTCACGATTTAAACAAAATTGATACAAAAATTATAGAATATAAAGAAATTCCTACAACATATAAATTTATACCATTAAATGGAAATAGGGAGATGACGATAGATGAAGTAATTTACCAAACTGAGCAAGGTAAACTATATGGAAAGCTCTCAATTTTTGATAATTTGTCACCATCTATCATCCAAAGTGATGGTCAGGTTTTAAGTATTCCACCGATAATTAATAGTGAAAAAAGCAAAATTGATGAGAGAACTAAAAACTTTTTCATAGACGTAACTGGAACGTCTTTTGATGCGGTAGCTCAGACCTTAGATTTACTAGTTACTAACCTAGCTGAAAGCGGTGGAATAATAGGCAAAGTAAAAATAGAATATGAGAATAAAAGAGTTTCAAATGTTGAATACTCACCTTTACTAGTCCATAAAACAATTAGTGTTAACAAGAATTATATATATAATACTCTAGGTATAGATAAAGAAAAAGATATTTGCAGACATATAATGAGGATGAGGATGGATTGCGAGGAATATGGTGCTAATATAAAAGTCATAGTTCCACCTTATAGAATAGATATTATTAATAGTATAGACATAGTGGAAGATGTAGCTATGAGCATAGGCTATAATAATTTGATTCCATCAAAATACTTAATATCTAATTATGGTAACTATGACTATACTACATTATTAGAAAGAAGAATAAGAGAGTTAAGTATTGGTGCCAATTTTATAGAAATCTTTAATTTTGTTCTAATTAAAGAAAGTAAGTTATTTGACAAAAAGTATATCAAAATACTTAATCCGATATCTGAGGAATATAACGCAGTAAGGAATTCTTTAATACCAGTATTGTTAGATTTCTTATCGAAAAATCAGCACGCGAAGTTTCCTGTAAGAGTTTTTGAAATAGGTGATGTGGTGATAAAAGATGATACCACAGATACTGGCTACAGAAATGATAAGAGAGTAGCATATGCGATAATGGATAGTAGAGTTAGTTATGAGGATATTCAAGCACCGATACATTATATTCTAAGTTCTATGGGAATTACCCCAAATTATATAGAAACTAATAGTGATATATTTATAGAGGGAAGGGTAGCAAATGTACTTTATAAAAATCAAGCAATAGGAATTCTAGGTGAGATTAAGCCAGAAATATTATTAAAATTTGATATTGAATATCCTATTGTAATGGCTGAGTTATATGTAACGAAAATAATGGAACTAATTAGAGTTTAG
- a CDS encoding alpha/beta fold hydrolase, producing the protein MPFVFLDNIRLYYEIHGSGKPVVFIHHLAGSYKSWKYIIPNISLENFTISYDLRGHGRSSVPPNTYYIEDHSSDLKTLLSQLGVERPILVGHSIGSLIAIDYATKYPVEKLILIGALYKAPQPEVYDKYVRIALNFGMRALAEYRRLYREFSQSLLNNYEAWNSLLEVYMETNPLGYKNTVEGLIRAKDYSEDLRKLDIKTLVIYGSDDALAINSTIFKNTMKDVEIKVINGYGHFLNFEEPIRLSELIMNFL; encoded by the coding sequence ATGCCCTTTGTATTTTTAGATAATATAAGACTATATTATGAAATTCATGGAAGCGGAAAGCCTGTTGTTTTTATTCATCACTTGGCAGGTAGCTATAAAAGTTGGAAGTATATAATACCAAATATTTCGCTTGAAAATTTCACAATTTCTTATGACCTAAGAGGACATGGGAGATCATCTGTTCCTCCAAATACTTATTATATAGAAGATCATTCTAGTGATTTAAAAACACTTCTTTCCCAACTAGGAGTTGAAAGACCAATATTAGTTGGTCATTCTATTGGTTCATTAATAGCTATTGACTATGCTACAAAATATCCCGTAGAAAAGCTAATATTAATAGGAGCACTATATAAAGCACCCCAGCCAGAAGTTTATGATAAGTATGTGAGGATAGCGTTAAATTTTGGTATGAGAGCTTTAGCTGAATATAGAAGGTTATATAGGGAATTTAGCCAAAGCCTATTAAATAATTATGAAGCTTGGAATTCTTTATTAGAAGTCTATATGGAAACTAATCCATTAGGATATAAAAACACAGTTGAGGGACTTATAAGAGCTAAAGATTATTCTGAAGATTTAAGGAAATTAGATATAAAAACGTTAGTCATTTACGGAAGCGATGACGCGCTAGCAATAAATTCAACTATTTTCAAGAACACCATGAAAGATGTAGAAATAAAAGTTATCAATGGATATGGACATTTCTTAAATTTTGAGGAACCAATAAGACTGTCTGAACTTATAATGAATTTCTTATAA
- a CDS encoding nicotinamide mononucleotide deamidase-related protein, with protein MDYWFAEIITIGNEVLSGKTINTNAAHIARRLTSLGFTIRRITVVMDEIDEIVAAFKEAIYRKPKVIVSSGGLGPTWDDKTAEGLAKALGVNLELNKEAMNMILEKYSRMNIPITEERKKMAYLPSGAMPVRNDQGIAPGIYIYYENIDILATPGVPREMENVLENFIKDFIRNKPDVKYYEDYLYVEGIMESALAPYVKDLVKKYDIYIKTHPKGYELSHPILEIQIAASGKREDEIKFKVEKTKNELRDIIEKLNGIIRNSL; from the coding sequence ATGGATTACTGGTTTGCGGAAATTATAACCATAGGAAATGAGGTATTAAGCGGGAAAACAATAAATACTAACGCCGCGCATATAGCTAGGCGACTCACTTCATTAGGCTTTACTATAAGGAGAATCACAGTGGTAATGGATGAGATAGATGAGATAGTTGCTGCATTTAAAGAAGCTATATATCGTAAACCTAAGGTTATCGTATCATCTGGGGGTCTAGGTCCCACATGGGATGACAAAACAGCAGAAGGTCTAGCTAAGGCTTTAGGAGTTAATTTAGAGTTAAATAAAGAAGCTATGAATATGATCTTAGAGAAATATAGCAGAATGAACATTCCTATTACTGAAGAGAGAAAGAAAATGGCCTATTTACCTTCTGGGGCAATGCCAGTAAGAAATGATCAAGGAATAGCGCCAGGAATTTACATATATTATGAGAATATAGATATATTGGCTACTCCTGGAGTACCACGAGAAATGGAAAATGTCCTAGAAAACTTTATCAAAGATTTTATTAGAAATAAACCAGACGTCAAATATTATGAAGACTATTTATATGTAGAGGGAATTATGGAATCCGCTTTAGCACCTTATGTTAAAGATTTAGTTAAAAAATATGATATCTATATAAAAACTCATCCAAAAGGATATGAATTATCTCATCCCATTTTAGAGATTCAAATAGCAGCAAGTGGTAAGAGAGAAGACGAAATAAAATTTAAGGTTGAAAAAACTAAAAATGAATTGAGAGATATAATAGAAAAGTTAAATGGAATTATAAGAAATTCATTATAA
- a CDS encoding PLP-dependent aminotransferase family protein translates to MFERFLSKETSYLRTSEIRDLLKLTEGRNVISLAGGLPDPQTFPVEEIKKIINDVLFNNSDKALQYTATPGISEFRKELVNISRMRGITGINENNTFATVGSQEALFMLFNILVDPGDNVIVEAPTYLAALNVIRTRRPNFISVTVTENGPDLEELERKVKDITNNGKKVKLMYVIPTAQNPAGTTMNIEDRKRLLEIASKYDFLVVEDDAYGFLVFEGESPPPIKAFDKEGRVIYTSTFSKILAPGLRLGWVVAHEDLIREMELYKQNIDLHTPSLSQYIAMEAIRRGVIQNNLPKIRRIYKEKRDIMLEAIQEYFPKDSRWSKPVGGMFVFAWLPSRIDTTKMLEKALQKGVAYVPGSSFYADYSGRNTMRLNFSYPKKEELTEGIKRLGQVIKEELST, encoded by the coding sequence ATGTTCGAAAGATTTCTATCTAAAGAGACTAGCTATCTGAGAACTTCAGAAATAAGGGATTTGTTAAAACTTACCGAGGGAAGAAATGTTATTAGTCTAGCTGGAGGATTGCCAGACCCTCAAACCTTTCCAGTTGAAGAAATAAAAAAAATCATTAATGACGTTCTATTTAATAATTCGGATAAGGCGTTACAATATACTGCTACTCCAGGAATTTCAGAGTTCAGAAAGGAATTAGTAAACATTTCTAGAATGAGAGGCATTACTGGAATTAATGAAAACAACACATTTGCAACTGTAGGAAGCCAAGAAGCTCTTTTTATGCTATTCAATATTTTAGTAGATCCAGGAGATAATGTAATAGTTGAAGCACCAACTTATTTGGCAGCTCTTAATGTAATAAGGACAAGAAGACCTAATTTTATCTCAGTTACTGTAACAGAAAATGGACCAGATTTAGAGGAGTTAGAAAGGAAAGTTAAAGATATTACAAATAACGGTAAAAAAGTTAAATTAATGTATGTTATACCAACAGCTCAAAATCCCGCTGGTACTACGATGAATATAGAAGATAGAAAAAGGTTATTAGAAATTGCATCAAAATATGACTTTTTAGTAGTAGAGGATGATGCGTATGGATTCTTAGTGTTTGAGGGTGAAAGCCCTCCTCCAATTAAGGCATTTGATAAAGAAGGTAGAGTAATATATACTAGTACATTTAGTAAAATATTAGCACCAGGTTTAAGATTAGGTTGGGTTGTTGCTCATGAGGATTTAATTAGAGAAATGGAGCTATATAAGCAAAATATTGATTTACATACACCGTCCTTATCACAATATATTGCTATGGAAGCTATAAGGAGAGGTGTAATACAAAATAACTTACCTAAAATAAGAAGAATATATAAGGAAAAGAGAGATATTATGCTTGAGGCAATACAAGAGTACTTCCCTAAAGATTCTAGGTGGAGCAAACCAGTAGGTGGGATGTTCGTATTTGCATGGTTACCTAGTAGGATAGATACTACGAAAATGTTAGAAAAAGCTCTACAAAAAGGTGTAGCTTACGTACCTGGTTCTAGTTTCTATGCTGATTACAGTGGAAGAAATACTATGAGACTGAACTTCAGTTATCCAAAGAAAGAGGAATTAACTGAAGGGATAAAGAGATTAGGACAAGTAATAAAAGAGGAACTCTCTACTTAA
- a CDS encoding zinc-binding alcohol dehydrogenase family protein, translating into MKAVVFNLGITVAELPERQINKDFVLLKPLRVLINGLENAIYVGLLWVEPWRILGSTGIGRVENVGLDIDKNLEGKLVLILPYSQSYGGIGTEIDGLLCEKAVIPFDSIVILPQSKFNEKYILYPYVSFAFQLVNQLNNGSTLIIGSGLYGIISALYLKDLVTKVSVYREDGINPKIIGVEEVKHISQEWDNIIITTFKSWIRAHIEDFVKNNTKVIMPKLMNSWPLISSNKITYIAPKEVDGVIEYINNKISDRLFQEVVSFSGDILTSFPATKAGVILKMDEIFK; encoded by the coding sequence ATGAAGGCTGTAGTATTTAACCTGGGTATTACGGTAGCAGAACTACCAGAACGACAGATTAATAAAGATTTTGTACTTTTGAAACCATTAAGGGTTTTGATTAATGGATTAGAAAATGCAATATATGTCGGACTATTATGGGTTGAACCATGGAGAATTCTAGGTTCTACGGGTATAGGAAGGGTTGAAAATGTGGGATTAGATATAGACAAAAACTTAGAAGGTAAATTAGTTTTAATTTTACCATATTCTCAATCTTATGGCGGTATTGGAACTGAGATAGACGGATTATTATGCGAAAAGGCGGTTATACCATTTGACAGTATAGTAATATTGCCACAATCTAAATTTAATGAGAAATACATATTATATCCTTATGTTAGTTTTGCCTTTCAATTAGTCAATCAGTTAAATAACGGAAGCACTTTAATAATAGGTAGCGGATTATACGGTATAATTTCTGCCCTTTATCTAAAGGATCTAGTAACTAAGGTGAGTGTTTATAGGGAGGATGGAATTAACCCAAAAATAATAGGAGTAGAGGAGGTGAAACATATATCTCAAGAGTGGGATAATATTATAATAACTACGTTTAAGTCATGGATAAGAGCACATATAGAAGATTTTGTGAAAAATAATACTAAAGTAATAATGCCAAAATTAATGAATTCATGGCCATTGATCTCATCAAATAAAATTACTTATATAGCACCTAAAGAAGTCGATGGTGTAATAGAATATATAAACAATAAAATTAGTGATAGACTTTTCCAAGAAGTAGTGTCGTTCTCTGGTGATATATTAACTTCCTTTCCAGCCACTAAAGCAGGTGTTATATTAAAAATGGATGAGATCTTTAAGTAG
- a CDS encoding helix-turn-helix domain-containing protein has translation MEKAIHNLGKEARLHIIYILLQNRGKKELSQELGITPAAITKYLKGKTHPSDNIIRKCLDIATEEEYELIINIIISDLTNAIIELIENVDAKFIVKNENVRKLKKIIDETQTKLLSTSSSLI, from the coding sequence ATGGAGAAAGCAATTCATAATTTAGGAAAAGAGGCTAGACTTCATATAATATATATATTGTTACAAAATAGAGGTAAGAAGGAATTATCGCAAGAGTTAGGAATAACTCCTGCAGCAATTACAAAATATTTAAAAGGAAAAACTCATCCTAGTGATAATATAATTAGAAAATGTCTTGACATTGCAACTGAAGAGGAATACGAGTTAATAATTAATATAATCATATCAGATTTAACTAATGCAATAATTGAACTTATAGAGAATGTTGACGCAAAATTTATAGTTAAAAATGAGAACGTAAGAAAGCTTAAAAAAATTATTGATGAAACTCAAACTAAACTACTCTCAACTTCTTCTAGCCTCATATAA
- a CDS encoding DUF2192 domain-containing protein — protein sequence MVKEIYKGRIKVLTEIWGLITQSWESITREDVTEMIKNAYIRNNIKPLRGFNANGLYEKELISLYVVGKYGLGLFEENKAIFDKLLDKEQEYENISKLILYGNVLEAFNKAGNSKDVLARALRTIFTQTIFSFESEDKMYKALRNLNESTNDQIKHTAKSFSRFYTAFKLAEGIAEGSIRDKLTYVATKKAIAISIGIQYPLPKVNYVALIAREVFNVNKKTLTRVLGPKV from the coding sequence ATGGTAAAGGAGATTTACAAGGGTAGAATAAAAGTCCTTACGGAAATATGGGGATTAATAACACAAAGTTGGGAGTCTATAACAAGAGAGGACGTTACAGAAATGATAAAAAATGCATATATACGTAATAATATTAAACCATTAAGAGGATTTAACGCAAATGGATTATACGAAAAGGAATTAATAAGCCTTTACGTGGTTGGAAAATACGGTTTAGGTCTTTTTGAGGAAAATAAGGCAATATTTGATAAATTATTGGATAAAGAGCAGGAATATGAAAATATATCTAAATTAATACTTTATGGGAATGTATTGGAAGCCTTTAATAAGGCTGGGAATAGCAAAGATGTTCTAGCTAGGGCATTAAGAACAATATTTACACAAACTATATTTTCTTTTGAATCTGAAGATAAAATGTATAAAGCTTTAAGAAACCTAAATGAGTCTACTAATGATCAAATTAAACATACTGCTAAAAGTTTTTCAAGATTTTATACAGCATTTAAACTTGCAGAGGGGATAGCGGAGGGATCGATTAGAGATAAATTAACTTATGTCGCTACAAAAAAAGCGATAGCAATATCCATAGGAATTCAATATCCTTTACCTAAAGTAAATTACGTAGCTTTAATAGCTAGGGAAGTATTTAATGTAAATAAGAAAACTTTAACAAGAGTACTTGGTCCAAAAGTATAA
- a CDS encoding CBS domain-containing protein, with protein MQNLSPTQREILLALTDLYNRQKRMIKSKEVADVIGKDEGTVRNIILSLKVLGLVESKPGPNGGYMPTLKAYEIINNPTLTPILDKLNLYKGMIETDIKVENIEIIDITNPTANRVLLKVEGDLRKLKVGDPVRLGPTPYSRLVIEGLVLHLDENSKEIVVDVKRMISIPKEKVRNLISKKLIALKPETTLKEASMIFYKEAIRGAPVINQDEKILGILTTADIIKAFFEGRYDAKVTEYMKTNVITINENEDILDAIRKMIIYNVGRLLVVDNDNRAIGIVTRTDILRSIAGLEGLWVT; from the coding sequence ATGCAGAATCTTTCGCCTACACAAAGGGAAATATTACTTGCGTTGACTGATCTATATAATAGACAAAAGAGAATGATAAAAAGTAAAGAAGTAGCTGATGTAATAGGAAAAGATGAAGGGACCGTTAGAAATATTATATTAAGTTTAAAAGTACTGGGTCTAGTCGAATCTAAACCTGGACCTAATGGAGGTTACATGCCAACATTAAAGGCATATGAAATTATCAATAATCCCACACTAACACCAATCTTAGATAAACTTAATTTGTATAAAGGAATGATAGAAACTGATATTAAAGTCGAAAATATTGAGATTATAGATATTACAAATCCTACAGCTAATAGGGTACTACTAAAAGTAGAAGGTGATTTAAGGAAGTTAAAGGTAGGCGATCCAGTTAGATTAGGTCCTACACCTTATAGTAGACTTGTAATAGAAGGATTAGTGCTACACTTAGATGAGAATAGTAAGGAAATAGTGGTAGATGTGAAAAGAATGATAAGTATACCAAAAGAAAAAGTGAGGAATTTAATTTCAAAAAAGCTTATAGCATTGAAACCTGAAACAACACTTAAAGAAGCTTCAATGATCTTTTATAAAGAAGCTATAAGAGGAGCACCAGTTATTAATCAGGATGAAAAAATACTGGGAATACTTACTACCGCGGATATAATTAAGGCATTCTTTGAAGGTAGATATGATGCAAAAGTTACAGAATATATGAAAACAAATGTTATTACAATAAATGAAAATGAAGATATTTTAGATGCAATTAGAAAAATGATAATATATAACGTGGGTAGATTATTAGTTGTAGATAACGATAACAGAGCCATAGGCATAGTAACCAGAACAGATATTTTAAGATCGATTGCGGGTTTAGAAGGTCTATGGGTGACTTAA